In Vigna angularis cultivar LongXiaoDou No.4 chromosome 8, ASM1680809v1, whole genome shotgun sequence, one DNA window encodes the following:
- the LOC108344166 gene encoding cytokinin hydroxylase, whose protein sequence is MEILGLPGTLAFFSFSPLLLLFRLTFSWWISPIYTHLKLKRCGFGGPPPTFPLGNIQEMKKKNTVTSVTSSLLPSNPTHDIHSTVFPYFSRWQNSHGKVFIYWLGTEPFLYIADPEFLKKMSTEVLAKKWGKPRVFRHDRDPLFGNGLVMVEGNEWVRHRHVIAPAFSPLNLKAMASMMSESTNEMIERWIARINSGNSEIDVEKEVVETAGEIIAKTSFGMKGRNAKEVSEKLRALQMSLFRTTRYVGVPFEKCFNVMKTLEAKKLGKEIDQLLLSVITSRMKSIKRQTQEDLLGLLLQGNHQGDEKLGKTFTTRDLLDECKTFFFAGHETTALAISWTLLLLAMHEDWQNQLRDEIREVVGDKELDINVLAGLKKMKWVMNEVLRLYPTAPNVQRQAREDIQVDNLRIPNGTNMWIDVVAMHHDQALWGKDVNEFRPERFMNDVNGGCNHKMGYLPFGFGGRTCVGRNLSFMEYKIVLTLLLSRFSFKVSPGYNHSPSIMLSLRPTYGLHLLVQPLN, encoded by the exons ATGGAGATCTTGGGTTTACCTGGAACACttgctttcttttccttttcaccTCTTCTTTTGCTCTTCAGACTCACCTTTTCTTGGTGGATTTCTCCTATCTATACTCATCTTAAGCTCAAAAGATGTGGATTTGGAGGGCCACCCCCAACTTTTCCTCTTGGGAACATCCaagagatgaaaaagaagaacaCTGTTACTTCTGTTACTTCTTCCCTACTGCCCTCTAACCCCACCCATGATATACACTCTACTGTCTTCCCCTACTTTTCTCGCTGGCAAAACTCTCACG GGAAGGTTTTTATCTATTGGTTGGGTACAGAACCGTTTTTGTACATTGCTGATCCTGAGTTTCTGAAAAAAATGTCCACCGAGGTTTTAGCCAAGAAATGGGGAAAACCTAGAGTGTTCAGACATGACAGAGACCCTTTGTTTGGAAATGGTTTGGTTATGGTTGAAGGCAATGAATGGGTTCGTCACCGACATGTTATAGCACCGGCATTTTCTCCTCTTAACCTCAAG GCAATGGCAAGCATGATGAGTGAGTCTACAAATGAAATGATAGAAAGGTGGATTGCACGAATAAACTCGGGTAACTCAGAAATCGATGTGGAAAAAGAGGTTGTGGAAACTGCCGGAGAAATCATTGCAAAAACAAGCTTTGGCATGAAGGGAAGAAATGCAAAGGAAGTGTCTGAAAAACTACGTGCCCTACAAATGTCACTTTTCAGGACAACAAGATACGTAGGAGTCCCATTTGAGAAGTGTTTCAACGTGATGAAAACCCTAGAGGCCAAGAAACTTGGGAAAGAAATTGATCAACTTTTGCTATCCGTCATAACAAGTCGCATGAAATCGATCAAAAGACAAACTCAAGAAGACTTGCTAGGGTTGTTGTTGCAAGGAAATCATCAAGGTGATGAAAAGTTAGGGAAGACATTCACTACTAGAGATTTGTTGGATGAGTGCAAAACTTTCTTCTTTGCTGGCCATGAAACAACTGCATTGGCTATCTCATGGACCTTGTTGCTTCTTGCTATGCATGAAGATTGGCAAAACCAGTTAAGAGATGAGATCAGAGAAGTGGTCGGAGATAAAGAACTTGATATCAACGTGCTTGCTGGCTTGAAAAAG ATGAAGTGGGTGATGAACGAAGTTTTAAGGCTCTACCCAACAGCACCAAATGTGCAAAGGCAAGCGAGAGAAGACATTCAAGTTGATAATTTAAGGATCCCTAATGGAACCAACATGTGGATCGATGTTGTCGCAATGCACCATGATCAAGCGTTGTGGGGAAAAGATGTGAATGAGTTTAGACCAGAGAGGTTCATGAACGATGTAAATGGTGGATGCAACCACAAAATGGGATATTTACCGTTTGGGTTTGGAGGGAGAACGTGTGTTGGAAGAAACTTGAGCTTCATGGAGTATAAGATAGTGCTAACCCTACTTCTCTCTAGATTTAGCTTCAAAGTTTCACCAGGTTATAACCATTCACCCTCTATCATGCTCTCCCTTAGGCCAACCTATGGTCTACATCTCTTAGTTCAACCCCTTAATTAA